The Metabacillus sediminilitoris genome window below encodes:
- the comER gene encoding late competence protein ComER, whose protein sequence is MNVGFIGTGNMGRILVEAFIESGAIGPSFIYMTNRTLMKAEVINEIYPKTNVVESAGEVVKRSDIIFICVKPLDIHPLLKKLEPLLTPNKCIISITSPINVDQLERLVHCQVARAIPSITNRAFSGVSLLTFGNSCHQDTQKTIEKLFNKISKPVQIEDNVTRVASDIVSCGPAFFSFLLQKFVEGAVAETNISKDKAVLLASEMIVGMGKLLETGIYTLPTLQEKVCVKGGVTGKGIEVLEEEIGAMFNKVYNATHEKYYEDIEEVSLQFNKITNK, encoded by the coding sequence TTGAATGTAGGTTTTATTGGTACAGGAAATATGGGAAGAATTTTAGTTGAAGCTTTTATCGAGTCCGGTGCAATCGGTCCCTCATTCATCTATATGACGAATCGAACACTAATGAAAGCAGAAGTAATAAATGAGATTTACCCAAAAACAAATGTAGTTGAATCAGCAGGAGAGGTAGTCAAACGTTCTGACATTATATTCATTTGTGTGAAGCCATTAGATATACACCCCCTATTAAAAAAGTTAGAACCATTATTAACACCGAATAAATGCATTATTTCTATTACAAGTCCAATAAATGTTGATCAGTTAGAAAGGCTTGTTCATTGTCAAGTTGCAAGAGCTATACCTAGCATTACAAATCGTGCCTTTTCAGGTGTTTCATTACTTACATTCGGGAACTCTTGTCATCAAGACACACAAAAGACAATTGAAAAACTTTTTAATAAGATTTCTAAACCAGTTCAAATTGAAGATAATGTCACACGGGTAGCTTCTGATATTGTTAGCTGCGGCCCTGCATTCTTTAGTTTTTTACTTCAGAAATTTGTAGAAGGAGCTGTTGCGGAAACAAATATCTCCAAAGATAAAGCGGTTCTATTAGCAAGTGAAATGATCGTTGGAATGGGAAAATTACTTGAAACTGGAATTTATACTCTTCCAACCCTACAAGAAAAGGTTTGTGTGAAAGGCGGAGTAACCGGTAAAGGGATTGAAGTATTAGAAGAAGAAATTGGTGCGATGTTTAATAAGGTATACAATGCAACACATGAAAAATACTATGAAGATATTGAAGAGGTTTCCTTACAATTTAATAAAATCACGAATAAATAA
- a CDS encoding class I SAM-dependent DNA methyltransferase — protein sequence MIYQGFAYIYDQLMKDAPYDKWVSFFEAAISTYYHDAKKLLDVGCGTGEIAIRLAKRDLDITGVDLSEDMLTVAQSKLHENNAKVLFLQQDMRELGGFVEPFDVVTICCDSINYLETAQDVQATFRAVYQQLKQQGLFIFDVHSLYKIHTIFAGHTFADQDEDVSFIWNSFLGDEPNSIEHDMSFFVRREDVYERYDEVHYQRTFTIEEYTSWLEAASFEVLTVCGDFQFASPSPSSERLFFIARKKDNM from the coding sequence ATGATATATCAAGGCTTTGCCTACATTTATGACCAGCTTATGAAGGATGCTCCCTATGATAAATGGGTATCATTTTTTGAAGCAGCGATTTCAACTTATTATCATGATGCCAAAAAATTGTTAGATGTAGGTTGTGGAACAGGGGAAATTGCCATACGTTTAGCAAAGCGTGATTTGGACATTACAGGTGTAGATTTGAGTGAAGATATGCTGACGGTCGCACAGTCTAAACTCCATGAAAATAACGCGAAAGTTCTTTTTCTTCAGCAAGATATGAGAGAGCTTGGAGGATTTGTTGAACCGTTTGATGTTGTTACGATATGCTGTGATTCAATTAATTATTTAGAGACTGCTCAAGATGTTCAAGCTACCTTTAGGGCAGTATATCAACAACTTAAGCAGCAAGGCTTATTCATATTTGATGTTCATTCTCTCTATAAAATACATACTATTTTTGCTGGACATACGTTTGCTGACCAAGATGAAGATGTTAGTTTTATTTGGAATTCCTTTTTAGGGGATGAACCTAACAGCATTGAACATGATATGTCATTCTTTGTAAGACGAGAAGATGTCTACGAGCGCTATGACGAGGTTCACTACCAGCGAACATTTACAATTGAAGAATATACGTCATGGCTTGAAGCTGCATCGTTTGAGGTTTTAACCGTTTGCGGCGACTTTCAATTTGCATCACCTTCCCCTTCATCTGAGCGACTTTTTTTTATCGCAAGGAAAAAGGACAATATGTAA
- the rsfS gene encoding ribosome silencing factor, translated as MNGRDILTKVAKAADSKRAVDVIALNMNGISLIADYFLICHGNSDKQVQAIAREIKDQAAELEIDVKRMEGFDEARWVLIDLGDVVAHVFHKDERGYYNLERLWGDAPSVDLTSELNQ; from the coding sequence ATGAATGGAAGAGATATTTTAACAAAAGTAGCAAAAGCAGCAGATAGCAAACGAGCAGTAGATGTCATCGCACTAAATATGAATGGGATTTCGCTTATTGCAGATTATTTTCTTATTTGTCATGGTAATTCGGACAAACAAGTTCAAGCAATTGCAAGAGAAATTAAGGACCAAGCAGCAGAATTGGAGATCGATGTAAAACGGATGGAAGGATTTGATGAAGCTCGTTGGGTTTTAATTGACCTTGGAGATGTTGTCGCACATGTTTTTCATAAAGACGAAAGAGGATATTATAACCTTGAACGCTTATGGGGAGACGCTCCTTCAGTAGACTTAACAAGTGAGTTAAATCAATGA
- the yqeK gene encoding bis(5'-nucleosyl)-tetraphosphatase (symmetrical) YqeK: MERETALKIVEKQITEHRYLHTIGVMETAIQLAQKYGEDPKKAEIAAIFHDYAKFRPKDEMKQIIIDQKMPIQLLDYNSELWHAPVGAYLVEKEVGITDQDVLGAIKYHTSGRPNMALLEKIIYVADYIEPGRHFPGVEEVRELAQTNLDKALLKSLQNTIQFLMKKNQAVYPDTIETYNFYILKGGRSN; encoded by the coding sequence ATGGAACGTGAAACAGCTTTAAAGATTGTAGAGAAGCAGATCACTGAACATCGATATCTTCATACAATAGGTGTTATGGAGACAGCGATTCAATTGGCGCAAAAATATGGGGAAGATCCGAAAAAAGCGGAAATTGCCGCAATTTTTCATGACTATGCAAAATTTAGACCGAAAGATGAAATGAAACAAATTATTATCGATCAAAAAATGCCGATACAATTATTAGATTATAACAGTGAACTATGGCATGCCCCAGTTGGAGCTTATTTAGTTGAAAAAGAAGTTGGAATTACCGACCAAGATGTTTTAGGTGCTATTAAATATCATACTTCTGGCAGACCAAATATGGCATTGCTCGAGAAAATTATTTATGTGGCAGATTATATTGAGCCAGGAAGGCATTTCCCAGGTGTTGAAGAGGTTCGGGAATTAGCACAAACGAATCTTGATAAAGCATTACTAAAATCACTGCAAAATACCATTCAATTTTTAATGAAAAAAAATCAAGCCGTTTATCCTGATACAATTGAAACATATAATTTTTACATATTAAAAGGAGGAAGATCTAATTAA
- a CDS encoding nicotinate-nucleotide adenylyltransferase, which translates to MSKKIGILGGTFDPPHFGHLLIASEVRHAMQLSEIWFIPNQIPPHKQDEHFTDSKHRLNMIKLAIHDQAHFKIEQIELDREGPSFTYDTLRILREQFPTYSFYFIIGADMIEYLPKWHKVEEVVELVTFVGVKRPGYKTTTKYPVIEVEIPQFDVSSTMLRKRLKEKENTAYLLPEDVKRYIEENHLYGT; encoded by the coding sequence ATGTCTAAAAAAATCGGGATACTTGGTGGAACATTTGATCCGCCTCATTTTGGCCATCTATTAATTGCAAGTGAGGTCCGACATGCGATGCAATTATCTGAGATATGGTTTATACCTAATCAAATTCCTCCTCACAAGCAGGACGAGCACTTTACAGATAGTAAGCATCGGCTTAATATGATAAAGCTAGCTATCCATGATCAAGCACATTTTAAAATTGAACAAATTGAATTAGATCGAGAAGGTCCTTCCTTTACATATGATACACTGCGTATATTACGTGAACAATTTCCTACCTATTCTTTTTATTTTATTATAGGTGCAGATATGATTGAGTATTTACCAAAGTGGCACAAGGTTGAAGAAGTTGTAGAGCTTGTAACGTTTGTTGGTGTCAAACGTCCAGGATATAAAACAACAACGAAATATCCTGTCATTGAGGTTGAAATACCTCAGTTTGATGTTTCTTCGACCATGCTTAGAAAAAGGTTAAAAGAAAAAGAGAATACAGCTTATCTTTTGCCTGAAGATGTGAAAAGATATATAGAGGAGAATCACTTATATGGAACGTGA
- the yhbY gene encoding ribosome assembly RNA-binding protein YhbY produces MLTGKQKRFLRSEAHHLNPIFQVGKGGVNENMIKQISDALEARELFKVSILQNCEDDKDTVADELVKGTGAELVQVIGNTIVLYKESKENKKLRLPN; encoded by the coding sequence ATGTTAACAGGTAAACAAAAACGTTTTTTACGTTCAGAGGCACATCATCTAAATCCAATTTTTCAAGTTGGAAAAGGTGGAGTGAATGAAAATATGATTAAGCAAATTTCAGATGCATTAGAAGCTCGTGAGTTATTTAAAGTATCTATTTTACAAAATTGCGAAGATGACAAAGACACAGTGGCAGACGAATTAGTTAAAGGTACAGGTGCAGAGCTTGTTCAAGTGATTGGTAATACAATTGTTTTATATAAAGAATCAAAGGAAAATAAAAAGCTTCGATTACCTAATTAA
- the aroE gene encoding shikimate dehydrogenase translates to MGNLYGVIGSPIKHSMSPDIHNDAFKEMNLDGYYHAFHVEPNHLKDSVHALKVLGVKGFNVTIPHKVNIIPFLDELDETAKIVGAVNTVVNEEGRLIGHNTDGNGYIESLTNVLKKPLQDNRMLIIGAGGAAKGIYYTLAYQGCMDIDLCNRTVAKAEELIKQCPYENNSSARSIEMAELNLKNYDIIIQTTAVGMHPNITDTPLSLKNAKPSAIVSDIVYNPIKTTFLKEAEELGLTILEGVGMFVYQAVLAFELWTKQKPSAKRMSSIVYDKLGGTQC, encoded by the coding sequence ATGGGGAATTTATATGGCGTGATAGGATCTCCAATTAAACATTCAATGTCACCGGATATCCATAATGATGCCTTTAAGGAAATGAATCTTGATGGATATTATCATGCTTTTCACGTTGAACCAAATCATTTAAAAGATTCAGTACATGCACTTAAAGTCTTGGGGGTGAAGGGATTTAATGTCACAATCCCTCATAAAGTTAATATCATTCCATTTTTGGACGAGCTCGATGAAACGGCAAAGATTGTTGGTGCAGTAAATACAGTCGTTAATGAAGAAGGCCGTTTAATTGGCCATAATACAGATGGAAATGGATATATCGAATCATTAACAAATGTATTAAAAAAGCCGCTGCAAGATAATCGAATGCTAATCATCGGTGCAGGTGGTGCAGCAAAGGGTATTTATTATACATTAGCTTACCAAGGATGTATGGATATTGATCTTTGCAATCGAACTGTTGCAAAAGCAGAGGAATTGATAAAGCAATGTCCTTATGAAAATAATAGCAGTGCACGATCGATTGAAATGGCGGAGCTAAACTTAAAGAACTACGATATCATTATTCAGACAACGGCAGTTGGGATGCATCCAAATATTACAGATACACCATTATCATTAAAAAATGCAAAACCATCAGCAATTGTCAGTGATATTGTTTACAACCCTATTAAAACTACATTTTTGAAGGAAGCAGAAGAGTTAGGGTTAACCATTCTTGAGGGTGTTGGGATGTTTGTTTATCAAGCAGTACTAGCATTCGAGTTATGGACGAAACAAAAACCATCTGCAAAAAGAATGTCATCGATAGTCTACGACAAACTAGGAGGTACACAATGTTAA
- the yqeH gene encoding ribosome biogenesis GTPase YqeH — protein MSEQQFSCIGCGVTIQTNDPEKLGFAPESALAKEDIICQRCFRLKNYNEIQDVSLTDDDFLKILHGIGETKGLIVKIVDIFDFNGSWLQGIQRFVGGNPILLIGNKSDILPKSVKHQKLINWMKREAKELGLKPIDVCLVSSAKGHGIREVAELIDTYRNGQDVYVVGCTNVGKSTFINRMIKEVAGVNDVITTSHYPGTTLDLIEIPLENGASLYDTPGIINHHQMAHFVDKNDLKLLSPKKELKPKVFQLNENQTLYFGGLARFDYVDGGRESFVCYIPNELMIHRTKRENADSLYEKHVGELLHPPRKEDVDTFPKLIPHEFTIKEGKTDVVFSGLGWITINNPGKKIVAFAPQGVNVTIRKSLI, from the coding sequence GTGTCAGAACAGCAATTTTCATGTATAGGGTGTGGAGTTACGATTCAAACAAATGACCCTGAAAAATTAGGTTTTGCCCCTGAAAGTGCATTAGCAAAAGAAGATATTATATGCCAGCGCTGCTTTCGATTAAAAAATTACAATGAAATACAGGATGTTTCTTTAACAGATGATGATTTCTTAAAAATACTCCATGGTATTGGTGAAACGAAAGGATTAATCGTTAAGATTGTAGATATTTTTGATTTTAACGGTAGCTGGCTTCAAGGAATTCAGCGTTTTGTAGGTGGAAATCCAATTTTATTAATCGGAAATAAAAGTGATATCTTACCTAAATCAGTCAAACATCAAAAGCTTATCAATTGGATGAAGAGAGAAGCAAAAGAGTTAGGTTTAAAACCAATTGATGTTTGTTTAGTTAGTTCAGCAAAAGGTCATGGTATAAGGGAAGTTGCAGAGCTAATTGATACGTATCGTAATGGACAGGATGTATACGTAGTAGGGTGTACCAATGTTGGAAAGTCTACATTCATCAATCGTATGATAAAAGAAGTAGCTGGTGTTAATGATGTCATCACAACCTCTCATTACCCTGGTACAACCTTGGATTTAATTGAGATTCCGCTTGAAAATGGGGCTTCACTTTATGATACTCCAGGAATTATTAATCATCATCAAATGGCCCATTTTGTTGATAAAAATGATTTAAAACTGCTAAGTCCAAAAAAAGAATTAAAACCAAAGGTATTTCAATTAAATGAGAATCAAACTCTATATTTTGGCGGACTTGCTCGTTTTGATTATGTTGATGGTGGCAGAGAATCTTTCGTTTGTTACATTCCAAACGAATTGATGATCCATAGAACAAAGCGAGAGAATGCAGACTCATTATATGAAAAGCATGTTGGAGAATTACTACATCCGCCAAGAAAAGAAGATGTTGATACCTTTCCTAAACTAATACCTCATGAATTTACGATCAAAGAAGGGAAAACTGATGTTGTTTTTTCTGGTTTAGGCTGGATTACAATTAATAATCCTGGTAAAAAAATCGTTGCATTTGCACCTCAGGGTGTAAACGTAACAATTAGAAAATCGTTAATTTAG
- a CDS encoding YqeG family HAD IIIA-type phosphatase: MLQQFLPGDYVKSIFHISPEKLKESGIKGIITDLDNTLVEWDRPNATPQLVEWFKDVKEQGIDITIVSNNNERRVKAFSDPLNIPFIHKARKPMGKAFLKAVKNMNLKKEEVVVIGDQLLTDVLGGNRSGFQTILVVPVASTDGFFTRINRKIERRIMESLKRKGMIQWEE; this comes from the coding sequence ATGCTACAACAATTTTTACCTGGAGATTATGTGAAAAGTATCTTTCATATATCACCTGAAAAATTAAAAGAGAGTGGAATAAAAGGAATCATTACAGATTTAGATAACACACTTGTTGAATGGGACCGTCCAAATGCAACACCACAATTGGTGGAGTGGTTTAAAGATGTAAAGGAACAAGGAATCGATATTACCATTGTTTCTAATAATAATGAGAGAAGAGTAAAGGCTTTTTCTGACCCTTTAAATATTCCATTTATACACAAGGCTAGAAAACCAATGGGAAAAGCATTTTTAAAAGCTGTAAAAAACATGAACTTAAAAAAAGAAGAAGTTGTTGTGATTGGTGATCAACTACTAACAGATGTGTTAGGTGGAAATCGCAGCGGCTTTCAGACGATATTAGTAGTTCCTGTAGCTTCGACAGACGGGTTTTTCACTAGGATTAATCGGAAAATTGAACGGAGAATTATGGAAAGCTTAAAACGAAAAGGGATGATTCAGTGGGAGGAATAA
- a CDS encoding sporulation histidine kinase inhibitor Sda: protein MRKLSDELLIESYFKATEMNLNDEFIELITKEIKRRSLGHMLKVSS from the coding sequence ATGCGAAAACTTTCTGACGAATTATTAATCGAATCTTATTTTAAAGCTACAGAAATGAATTTAAATGACGAATTTATTGAGCTTATCACAAAGGAAATTAAACGCAGATCTTTAGGACATATGTTGAAAGTTTCTTCTTAA
- the sigK gene encoding RNA polymerase sporulation sigma factor SigK has translation MSGLLTALGFFVKELVFLVSYVKNNAFPQPLSASDEKKYLHLMSEGDEYARNLLIEHNLRLVAHIVKKFENTGEDSEDLISIGTIGLIKAIESYSQGKGTKLATYAARCIENEILMHLRALKKTKKDVSLHDPIGQDKEGNEISLIDVLKSENEDVIETIQLNMELEKVKEYIDILDGREKEVIVGRFGLDLKKEKTQREIAKELGISRSYVSRIEKRALMKMFHEFYRAEKEKRNRKKE, from the coding sequence ATGTCAGGTCTCTTAACAGCACTAGGTTTTTTCGTAAAAGAATTAGTTTTCTTAGTATCTTATGTAAAAAACAATGCCTTCCCACAGCCTTTGTCTGCATCTGATGAGAAGAAATATTTACACCTTATGTCAGAGGGTGATGAGTATGCGAGAAACTTATTAATAGAGCATAATTTGCGACTCGTTGCCCATATCGTGAAAAAATTTGAAAACACTGGGGAAGACTCCGAAGATCTTATTTCAATTGGTACTATAGGATTGATTAAAGCAATTGAAAGCTATTCACAAGGAAAGGGAACAAAACTCGCAACATATGCAGCGCGTTGTATCGAAAACGAAATTCTTATGCACTTACGAGCTCTTAAGAAAACAAAGAAGGATGTCTCACTACATGATCCTATCGGTCAAGATAAAGAAGGAAATGAAATTAGTTTAATTGATGTATTGAAATCTGAAAATGAAGATGTCATTGAAACAATCCAACTAAATATGGAACTGGAAAAGGTGAAGGAATACATCGATATTTTGGATGGAAGAGAAAAAGAAGTGATCGTTGGACGTTTTGGTCTTGATCTAAAAAAGGAAAAAACACAGCGGGAAATCGCAAAAGAATTAGGGATCTCTAGGAGTTATGTTTCTCGGATAGAAAAACGGGCTCTCATGAAGATGTTTCATGAATTTTATCGGGCTGAAAAAGAAAAACGTAATCGGAAAAAGGAATAA
- a CDS encoding YrzI family small protein, with translation MTINLFFITLTLSVTKRKNSKEEIEKNLEVQRKMEQSREKVFNEFHNM, from the coding sequence ATGACAATCAATCTATTTTTTATTACTTTGACTCTTTCAGTAACTAAGCGGAAAAATTCAAAAGAAGAAATTGAAAAAAATCTAGAAGTACAAAGAAAAATGGAACAATCTAGAGAAAAAGTTTTTAATGAATTTCATAACATGTAA
- a CDS encoding YrhC family protein has protein sequence MNKKKLQSLILDFKNYAFILMAVSVFLYIGVILPDQGKEEIYDMILMITTVLFLLASFVCFKTSLKYKKQLDKHES, from the coding sequence ATGAATAAAAAGAAACTACAATCACTTATCTTAGACTTTAAAAACTATGCGTTTATTTTAATGGCTGTAAGTGTGTTCTTATATATTGGCGTTATTTTACCTGATCAAGGAAAAGAAGAAATATACGATATGATTCTTATGATTACAACTGTTTTATTTTTATTAGCGTCATTTGTATGCTTTAAGACATCGTTGAAGTATAAAAAACAGTTAGATAAACATGAAAGCTAA
- the mtnN gene encoding 5'-methylthioadenosine/S-adenosylhomocysteine nucleosidase gives MKIAIIGAMEEEVTILRDKLENQEQEVIAGSEFTKGIYKGVEVVLLKSGIGKVNAALSTTLLLDRYKPDYVINTGSAGGFHPALNVGDIVISTEVRHNDVDVTAFGYEYGQVPGLPAAYIPNEMLVNVAEKKANEIHDIQVVKGLIVTGDSFLNDPGKVEFIRSKFKDLYAGEMEAAAIAQVCHQFNVPFVIIRALSDIAGKESNISFDQFLDKAAKHSADLVLKMVESI, from the coding sequence ATGAAGATTGCAATAATCGGTGCAATGGAAGAAGAAGTAACCATTCTTAGAGATAAGCTAGAAAATCAGGAGCAAGAAGTAATTGCGGGTAGTGAATTTACAAAAGGTATTTATAAAGGTGTAGAAGTTGTTTTATTAAAGTCAGGGATTGGCAAAGTAAATGCAGCATTAAGTACAACATTACTGTTAGATCGTTATAAACCTGATTACGTTATTAATACAGGTTCCGCTGGTGGTTTCCATCCAGCATTAAATGTCGGGGATATTGTTATTTCTACTGAAGTCAGACATAATGATGTGGATGTTACTGCCTTCGGGTATGAATATGGCCAAGTACCGGGATTACCTGCTGCATATATTCCAAATGAAATGCTTGTAAATGTTGCAGAAAAAAAGGCGAATGAAATTCATGATATCCAAGTTGTGAAAGGTTTAATTGTCACAGGGGATTCTTTCTTAAATGATCCAGGAAAAGTTGAGTTTATCCGCAGTAAATTTAAAGACCTTTACGCTGGTGAAATGGAAGCTGCTGCAATTGCACAAGTTTGTCATCAATTTAATGTTCCTTTTGTCATAATCAGAGCTTTATCTGATATTGCAGGAAAAGAATCGAACATTTCATTTGATCAGTTTTTAGATAAAGCTGCAAAACATTCAGCAGATTTAGTGTTGAAGATGGTTGAATCAATCTAG
- a CDS encoding DUF2536 family protein, with product MNFQLDIIKDKIELFEAQTLKELEKKINDQIVHNQAILLSVHSVSHQMHVTEEGHRFYSAVVHFKANE from the coding sequence ATGAATTTCCAATTAGATATTATCAAGGATAAAATTGAATTATTTGAGGCTCAAACACTTAAAGAGTTAGAAAAAAAGATAAATGATCAAATCGTACATAATCAAGCCATTCTTTTATCCGTTCACTCAGTATCCCATCAAATGCATGTTACGGAAGAAGGTCATAGATTTTATAGTGCTGTTGTCCACTTTAAAGCAAATGAGTAG
- a CDS encoding YrrS family protein — translation MSNYHVDSRYEKRDKRRKTNIVLNILIGVVAVLILVIGSQLIFGGSDAEKTAKYNEQPDIKLANEESKEETDKEKDAVKESDKSNEELDEDGNGIPDEVEKTEEESTEDPFEQATITEGEPGSGVTETIENPGWSPVGTSQTEPHSANYDKGSQDWAEMTKALSYATGIPESDMIIWFLGNNGSPNDAVGTISPKDKSSKYKVYITWIENEGWKPTKIEKLN, via the coding sequence TTGAGTAATTATCATGTAGACTCTCGCTATGAAAAAAGAGATAAGCGCAGAAAAACAAATATCGTATTAAACATATTAATAGGAGTTGTTGCAGTATTAATACTTGTTATTGGTTCTCAGCTTATTTTTGGTGGAAGTGATGCGGAAAAAACGGCAAAATACAATGAACAACCTGATATAAAGTTAGCAAATGAAGAAAGTAAAGAAGAAACTGATAAAGAGAAAGACGCAGTAAAAGAAAGTGATAAATCCAATGAAGAATTAGATGAAGATGGAAATGGTATTCCTGATGAGGTTGAAAAAACCGAAGAAGAGTCGACCGAAGATCCTTTTGAACAGGCAACAATAACAGAGGGTGAACCTGGTTCTGGAGTAACTGAAACCATTGAAAACCCAGGTTGGTCACCGGTTGGTACATCACAAACAGAGCCTCATTCAGCGAATTATGATAAAGGATCACAAGATTGGGCTGAAATGACAAAAGCTTTAAGCTATGCTACAGGGATTCCTGAATCAGATATGATTATTTGGTTCCTAGGTAACAACGGCTCACCAAATGATGCAGTTGGTACAATCTCACCAAAAGATAAATCTTCAAAATATAAAGTTTATATAACTTGGATCGAAAATGAAGGCTGGAAGCCAACAAAAATTGAAAAGCTTAATTGA